The genomic segment AGTTCCTCCTAAAAAGAATAATAAAGTTGGTGAAATTAAAAAGAAATCTATTGAACTTGGTGGATACATGACAATTATTAAAACTTCTGAGGAGTATGATTATGAGGAAACAATATTTACAGTAGACCCTGTACGATTAATGATTTCAGAAAAAATTAAAAAAAGTTTTGACCCAAAAAGAATATTTAACCCTGGTAAAATGTATAGGGGAATTTAATGCAAACTCATTTTTCAGATAAACAATTAGAAAATAGTGATAACAAAGCGACTGAAAAAATTTTTAAAAAATGCGTTCACTGCGGAATGTGTAATGCCACATGCCCAACACACCAAATTCTAGGTGATGAACTTGATGGGCCAAGAGGTAGAATTTATTTGATTAAAGATATGTTGGAAAATAATAAAAAACCAACAGAAAAAGTAGTTAAACATATTGATCGATGCTTATCTTGTTACAGCTGTATGACCACATGCCCATCAGGTGTAAATTATATGCACATCATTGACCACGGAAAAAAATATATCGAAAAAAATTATGAGAGAGGTTTTTTTGATAAACTAATAAGATATTTTTTATCAATTACTCTTCCTAACCCAAAAGTTTTTAAATTTTCAAGTTGGCTTGTAAAATTAGCAAAACCAATAAAATTTTTAATGCCATCAAAAGTAAAAGATATGATGGACCTAATGCCGACTAGTTTTCCAAAAAAATCTTTACCCATTAAAGAGATATATAAAGTAACTGGTAAAAAGAAAATCGCACGAGTGGCACTGTTAACTGGGTGTGTACAAAAAGAAATTTCACCTCAAATTAATGAAGCAACCATTCGATTGTTGAATAGACATGGTGTTGAGGTAGTTGTGCCAAAAAAAATTAGATGTTGTGGTTCTCTTAATCATCATCTTGGTAAAGAAGAGGATGCACATCAAGACTTTAAAAATAATATCAATGTTTGGTATGAAGAACATAAAAAAGGAAATTTAGATGCCATTTTATCTAACACATCTGGTTGTGGAACAACTATGAAAGATTATGGTTTTATATTTAGAGATGATAAGGAACTTAGCAAGAAAGCAAAAGTAATCTCTGAATTAACTAAGGATATTTCAGAATATATATTTGAAAGTTTAAAATTAAATATTAAATCTAAGAATAAAAAATATAAAGTTGCCTATCATTCAGCTTGTTCTATGCAGCATGGTCAAAAAGTTCACAACCAGCCTATCTCATTGCTTGAAAAAACAAAAAATGAAATTTTAGAAATACCAGAAGGCCATATATGCTGTGGCTCTGCTGGAACTTATAATATTCTTCAGTCTAAAATTGCAAAGCAACTTTTAACAAAAAAAGTAAATAATATTGAGAGTTTAGAACCAGATTTTATTTCAACAGGAAATATTGGTTGTATTACCCAAATTTCTCATGGTACTAAGGTGCCGATACTTCATACGATCGAAGTATTAGATTGGTATACAGGTGGACCTAAACCAACTGCGTTAACTTAAAAATTTATGAAAAAAATTTTAATTACTAGAAGATTATTAAAAGAGAGTGAAGACAAAGCATCTAAGATGTTTGATGCTAATTTAAATTCAAATGATGAATTGTATTCTCAATCAAAATTAATTGAATTAACGCAAGGATGTGATGCAGTATTAACTTCTCTTACTGATAAAATGGATGAGGAGACCATTAATAAATTGCCAGACAGCATCAAAGTAATCTCAAATTTTGCAGTTGGTTTTGGAAATATTGATCTTGAGGCTGCAAAAAAAAGGGGAATAGCAGTTACAAATACTCCTGAGGTATTATCTGATGCAACAGCCGAGATTGGAATTTTATTAATATTAGGTGCTTGCAGAAGAGCTTCAGAAGGAATTGAAGCTGCAAGAGAAAGTAATTGGAAATGGTCTGCTGATTATTTAATTGGTAAACAATTAACAGGAACAAGACTTGGAATTTTAGGAATGGGTCGAATAGGTCAAAAAATTGCTAATATAGCAAGGTCACTTGGGATGATAATTCATTATCATAATCGATCAAAACTTTCTGAAGATAAAGAACAAGGTGCTATTTATCATGACAGCTTAAAAAGTCTTTTTTCAGTTTCAGATGTTTTGTCTATTTGTTGTCCTGCAACAAAAGAAACTGAGAACATGATTAATAAAGAAACAGTTGAATATTTTCCAAAAGGAGCAGTAATTACAAATGTTGCAAGAGGAGATATTGTCGACGATGAAGCTTTAATTGATGCTTTGAATAGAAGAAAGATTTATGCAGCAGGATTAGATGTCTATAAAAATGAGCCTAATTTAAATCCTGGATATTTAAAAAATAAATCGGTTTTTATTTTGCCTCATCTTGGTAGTGCAACTAAAGATACCAGAATTGCTATGGCTAACTTAGCGATAGATAATATCAATGAGTTTTTTGAAACTGGTAACTGCAAAAATAAAGTAAATTAATTTTTACAAAAATCTTAATGAACAAACCCATTTTAGCACAATCAAAAGCTGTAAGTATTTTTCTTATTTTTGCTTTAGGTTATTTTATTTCAACATTATTAAGAGCTATTAACGCAACTATATCTCCAGAATTAGTTTCAGAATTTGATCTAAGTGCTGCAGAACTTGGTCTGCTGGGAGGAGGATATTTTTTAGGTTTTGCAACTGTTCAAATTCCCCTTGGATATTTGCTAGACTCTAAAGGACCAAGAAAAATAGTTTCATATTTTTTATCAATAACAATAGTTGGATTAATTTTATTTGCTTACGCACAAAATTTTATAATGCTTTTAGTTTCAAGAATATTAATTGGTATTGGAGTTGGTGCCTGTTTAATGGGTCCATTAACAGCTTATAGAGTCTGGTATCTAGATGAAACTCAACAAAGAGCAAATTCGTGGATGCTTATGGTTGGTGCAATAGGAATGCTGTCTTCTAGTTTACCAGTACAATATTTTATTCCCACTATTGGATGGAGAGGAGTTTTTATTTTTTTAACTGTACTTACATTGATTTGTATAATTTTAATTATTCTTTTTATTCCTAAATGGCAAACTGAAGAAAAATTAAATAAAATAAAATATGCTGAACTGAAAAATGTTTGGCAAAATTCATTTTTTAGAAGCCTAGTGCCTGTGGGCTTTTTTAATTATGGCGGCCTTTTTGCTATCCAAACACTTTGGGCAGGTCCATGGATGACTAGAGTGTCCGGTTATACTGCGGAAGAAAGTGCGAAAGGATTGTTTTTAATTTATTTTTGTTTGCTTTTTTCTTTTTTGTTATGGGGATATTTTGTTCCGAAATTTTCTAAAAATATTAAAGATGCAGTCAAACTATTAAGGTGGGGTGCTCCTTTAAATTTAATAGTGTTACTTTTAATTATTTATTTAGGCTCAAGCGCGGGCGCATCTTACTGGGCCTTATTTGCAGTAAGTTCAATTTTTTTATCATTAACTCAGCCTGCTGTGGGAATGGCTTTCTCTACTTCAAATGCTGGTAAAGCACTAACATCTTTTAATTTATTATTATTTGTTGGTGCATTTTTTATCCAATGGATTATTGGTATAATTATTGATTTTGGAATTAATCTTGGAATGAATGAAATTTATTCATTTAGATTATCGATGTCTTTTGTATTTTTAACATCACTATTTTCTTATTTTTATTTTTTGAAAAAAAGTAATAGTTTTAATTATTAATGTGTTTGTAGATTGTTGTTCTGGATATTCCGAGTTTTCTAGCAGTTGCTGCGATATTTTTTGTTTTTAAAAAAGTCGCTCTAATTAAAGTACATCTCTGTTTTTTTATTTTAGTATCTTTGCAATTATTACATGCATAAGACTTATCTAAATTTAAAAAATCTTTATTTTGATTGAAATTTTTATTTTGAGTTAAGAAAACTGATGAACCCAAATAATCACTAATTTTAATTACCTTCCCATTAAGTAAATCTTGAACAATTAATGAAAATGAATTCGTAAATATGTTGTTAAAATTTTGATTTTTTAAATCTACTAAACCATGCAGCATAATTTTTGCATTAGAGTTAGAGCCCACAATATTTCCATCACCATTGATAGCTAACAAGCCTACACTTGTTGTCGATAAATATTCTTGTCTTGGATGAAAAGATAATATTAATTCATTCGAGAATTGATTAATAAATAGTTTAGTTTCTATACTTCTTGTAGCTAAATTTACTAAAGCAAGGGTGTGTTGTTCTCGAGATCTTGCATCTGTTGATGCATCTATTATTCCAACTGTATTTCCATCGTAATCAATAATTGGGCTTGCAAAACAAGATAATTTTTCATGATTTACAAAAAAATGTTCTTTGCCTGAAACAATAGTTGATTTCTTTAATTTCGTAGCTAACCCTAGACCATTAGTTCCACAAATCTTTTCAGACCAAATAGATCCAGGTATTACAGATTTACCAACATCTTCTTTTAAACAAGACTTATCAAAAATAGTATCCAGCACTAATCCTTCCTCATTAGAAAAAGCTACCATAAAATTAGTACCAGCAACCTGTGAATATAAAAGTTCAAGTTCAGGAATAATTATTCTTCTTAAAGCCTCTTTTTTCTGTCTTGCTTCTTTTAATTCTTGAGATGAGATGACAATTTTTTTTGGATTAGAAAAAGGATTAAGACCAGAGGAGACACATCTTGCCCAACTGTCAGAGACTTCATCACTCATTTTCTCTGATAGCATATCTCTTTTTTTGAGAATAAATTTAATCTCATTATTTACGTTTAGAGGAGTGCTCATAAGAAATTATATTAATTATATAGATATGTGATGACAACCAACCCCAGGTTGAATATGTAAATAAACTGGACAGTTTTGATTTAAAAAGACTCCCAACAAAACTTAGTTTTTAATAAGCTAATTTAATAATTAATGGGAGAATAATAAATGAAAGCACAAGTTTTACATAAATACGATCCTGAAATGAAAGAAAAAGTATGGGTCACAGGCGAAGAGATGCCAAATCCAAAATTAGAAAAATCATCAGATGTAATAGTTAAGATCGGAGCAGCGGGTGTTTGCAGAACTGACCTTCATATCATTGAAGGTGTTTGGAAACATATTCAAGATCCAGATGGAAAGTTATTACCATGTGTTATGGGACATGAAAATGCAGGATGGGTTGAGGAAGTTGGAAAAGATGTAACAACTTTTAAAAAAGGTGATCCTGTAATCTTACACCCTTTAATCTCAGGAACAGATGGAACATGTTTAGATTGTAGAAGGGGAAATGATATGCATGCTGAGGCAGGTGCTTTTCCAGGGCTAAGTATTAAAGAAGGTGGGTATGCAGAGTTATTAAAAACAAGTGTTAGAAATTTAATTAAATTACCAACGGTACTTACACCTAAAGATGTTGCACCGTTCTCAGACGCAGGACTTACAGCTTATAGAGTTGTAAAAAAAGCATCTAGGCATTTATTACCTGGACAAAATTGTGTGATAATTGGCGCTGGAGGTTTGGGTCATATTGCAATTCAATGTTTAAGAGCAATGTGTGCAGCAAATATTATTATTGTTGAAAAATCCAAAACAGCTTTAGATCATGCTATGCCACTTGGTGGTGATGAGGGTGTTCTGATTGATGGTAATGAAGTTGAAAGAGTACTGGAGCTAACAAAAGGTAAAGGTGCTGAGGCTGTAATAGATTTTGTTGGAGAAAAAGGATCAACATCAATGGGATTAAAAATGACTGGAGGCGGAGGAAGTTATTACATCGTCGGTTATGGTGAAGAAATAAAAAGCCTTGCAGTTGATTTAATCATTGCTGAAAAAAGTATAATTGGAAATTTAGTGGGAACGTGGTCTGAACTATATGAGTTAATGGAATTGGCTAACAAAGGTTTAGTCAAATTATCCATGCAAGAATATAAATTAGACGATGCTAATAAAGCACTCCATGATCTTAACGAGGGTAAAGTTAAGGGCCGAGCTGTTTTAGTTCCATAATTAAAAAGAGGAGAGGAAAAAATGCAAATAATAAAAACTTGCTTAACGGCCGTAATATCAAGCATGATGATATTTAGCCCGATGGCATATGCAGATAAGTGGAGTGATCAATTCCCGCATATCAAAGCAACAGGAGATATTCCAGGTGATTGTTCTTATGAAGAAATGTCTAAGAAAAATTATAAAGGAAAAACTCTAAAAATAAATACTCACGCAATTCCAGTAATGGGAGAGCCAACAGCTCTTCATGCTGAACAGTTTGAAAAATTAACTGGAGCTAAAGTTGAAGTAACACATACACCAGCAGGTGATTTGTATTCTAAAGCGATGGTTCCTTTCCAAGCTGGACAAGCACCTTACGATATTGTGTTTGGATTTTCTAACTTTATCAATGACTGGAAAAGATATTTAGCACCAGTTCCTAAGAAGTATATGAACTCAACAGAGATGAAAGACGTAACTAAATCTCATATGGGCGTATCTTCATGGGATGGAACTATGTACCAGTACCCAGTTGATGGTGATAGACATTATCTAAAATATAGAAAAGACGTCATTGATAATCCTGAAATGCAAAAAAAATATAAAGCAGAGACAGGAAAAGATCTAAAAGTTCCAACAACTTGGAAAGAGTATGCTGAAATGGCTAAATTCTTTAATGGTTGGGACTGGGATGGAGACGGTGAGTTAGAATATGGTTCAGCTGAAGTTATGAAAAAAGACGACCTAATGTTCGCAGCTTTTTTCAGCAGATCAGTTGCATATGCTAAAAATCCAAGAACTCCAGGTGGTTTCTTTTTTGATTTAGAAACTATGAAACCAAACATTAATAATCCAGGTTTCGTTGAAGCTTTAACTGATTGGGTTGAGGCTACTAAATATGTTCCTCCAGGAGGAATTAACTTTGGTCTAGGTGATGAAATTGGATCTTTTGGTGGTGGACAAACTTTATTTAGTTTTTCATGGGATGATGCATTTATTGCTGCGATGCAAGATGATAGTCCTATTAAAAACAAAGTAGGTACAGCTCCACTTCCAGGTGCTAATAGAGTTTGGAACAGAGTTACAAATAGCTGGGAAAACCAATACAACCAAGCTCCTTACATTGTTTGGGGTTGGGCAGTTGGTGTTGCTAAGAAAAGTAAAGTAAAAGATATGGCGTTTGATTATCTTTGCTTCTTCTCAAACGGAGCAAACCACCAAGCTGACTTAGCAATAGGTAGATTTGGTGTAAACCCATTCAAAAACTCTGACTTCGACCCTAATATTTATATTAATAGTATGGGTTGGGATCCAGAGATCGCTAACAGTTATACACAAACACTTTTAGATATGGAGAAAAGTCAAAACAGAGTTTTCCCACTAAGAGTTCCAGGTGTATTTGAGTTTACAAGTGCTGTCGCTACAGGAACTTCTAAAGCTTTAGCAGGACAATTATCTCCTCAGGAAGCACTAGATGAAGTTGCTAAAGAGTGGGAAGCAATTGTAAGCAGAGTAGGTAAAAAAGCAGTAAGAGATGCCTACGCTGTTGGTGTCAAAATGGAAGACAACCAACTATAATAATACTTAATTTATGTGGCCATTTATTAAAATGGCCACATATAAAAAAAATAATATAATCCAATTTATAAATGAACTTTAAGCATAAATATTTCTTTTTGTTTCCAGGTCTATTTGTGCTTATTGGAATTTTAATCTTTCCAATTATTTTTGTGGTAAGGTTAAGTTTATCTGGATGGAATAGTTATAATCCGGGCTTAGATTTTATAGGTATAGAAAACTATATACGTCTTTTTACTGACGACCCAAGATTTTGGGAATCTTTTTTTAGATTAAGTTTTTTGTCAGTTACAACAGTAATTCTACAGTATGTGATTGGATTTGCTCTCGCACACATGGTTTGGAAAGACATCAAATTTAAAAGATTTTTTAGAGTTTTGTTTTTAGTACCTATGATGACAACACCGGTTATCATGACGGTTATTTGGCGTACATTTTTTCATGAGTCTTTAGGACCTGTAAATGATATTTTATCTAATTTTGGTTTATCTCCCAAATGGTTAACCGACCCAGCTCTTGCAAAATTTACAGTTATTATAGTCGAGGTTTGGCAGTGGACACCTTTTATGTTTCTACTTTTATTAGCGGGATTATTATCATTACCTAAAGAACCATTTTTGGCAGCTGCAATTGATGGAGCTAGTCCTGTTAGAAAATTTATTTATGTAACTTTTCCACTTATGGCTCCCATATCAATTGGGGCAATAATTATAAGATTAATTGAGGCATCTAAAATTATGGATACGGTGTATGTTTTAACCTCAGGTGGTCCTGGAACTGCAACTGAAACATCAAGTTTTTATATTTTTATTAAAGGATTAAGAGAGTTTCAAATGGGATATGCGGCCTCGATGTCTTTTACTTACTTAATTATCATGATCATAAGTTTAACAATTATTGCAAAAGTTTTAACTAAATTACTTTTAAAAGAATAAATTATGAGCAAACTTTATACATTTTTAAAATATTTTTTTATTATTTTTTGGGCAGTATTTGTTGTTGCTCCTTTTCTTTGGGCTCTAACTACGTCATTTAAAGATTTTCAATCTGTAAATGGAGGGGTTACTTACCTACCATGGGTAGACTTTGAACCTAATTTAGAAGGCTGGAAAGTTTTGATAAAATCTCCTGCTCAAGGTGGAGTTGATATTGTAGAACCTTATTTCAATAGTTTATTTGTTACGTGCACAGCGAGTTTAATCAGTATAATTCTTGGTACACTGTCAGCTTATGCGTTATCCAGATATACATTTAAAGCAGGTTTCGTAAAAAATAATGACATTACATTTTTCTTTATTTCTCAAAGAATTATGCCACCAATTGTTTTATCAATTCCGTTTTTCTTATTTTTAAGTTCAATTAATCTATTGGATAGTCTTTTAGGGTTAATTGTAGTTTATATTGTTTTACTGATGCCTATTGCCGTTTGGATTATGGTTGATTTCTTTAACAAAGTTCCAAGAGAAATTGATGAGACAGCCTTGATTGATGGATGTAATCCTTATCAAGCTTTCTTAAAAGTGGTGCTACCAAATTCTATACCAGGATTAATTGTTGCTGGTATGTTTTGTATTATTTTTGGATGGATAGATTTTTTCTTTGCGTTCATTTTAACTTTTACAGAAGTGCAGTTATTACCAGTTAAAATAGTTGCGCTGAATTCATCAGTTACTCCATGGTGGAGTTTGTCAGCGTCTGCATTAGTTTCAGTTGCACCTTTAATTATAGTAGCGTTCATAGTTGAGAGATATCTATCTAAAGGAAATCTGTCAGGAGCAATTAAATAATGAATTTAATTGCTAACAACTTAACTTTTAAGCCAAGTGAAGAGTATCACTTAAACGAAGTATCATTTAATTTTAAAGAGGGGAATTTGTATACGATCCTTGGACGAACTTTATCAGGCAAAACAACTTTATTAAAAACTATAGCTGGTCTTTTAACACCAGATAGTGGTGCTATTGAATTTGATGGTAAAGATTTTTTAAAAGTCCCAGTTTGGCAAAGAAATGTAGCTATGGTGTATCAACAATTTATTAATTATCCTCACTTAAATGTATTTGAAAATATTGCGTTTCCTTTGAGACAAAGGAAAATTGATAATGAGGAAATCAAAAATAAAGTATTGGATTCTTTAAAATCAGTTGGGTTAGTTGGTTATGAAAACAGAAAAATCCAAGAATTATCTGGTGGCCAACAACAACGTGTTTCTCTAGCAAGATCATTAGTTAAAAATGCTAAAATATTACTGTTAGATGAACCTTTAGTTAATTTAGATTACAAATTAAGAGAACAGCTTAGGGAGGAATTTAAGAGTTTATTTTCAAGGGGTTTGGCTGATGAAACTATTTTAATTTATTCTACTACAGATCCAAGAGAAACCATGGAATTAAATGGAGAAGTAATTGTTTTAGATGAAGGTAAAGTACTACAAGTAGGTCCAGCAAAAGAAATATTTGAGAATCCAAACTCTTTAAAAGTTGCTGAAATTTCTAATGATCCACCAATGAATATCATTGAAGCAGATCTATCTAATAATAAAATTAGATTTGAAGGTATTGAAATAAAAGCACCTAGCCATCTATCAAATCTAAAAGATAGTGGATTAAAGGTTGGTTTAAGATCATCAGATATTGAGCTTAATGAAAATGGCTATGAATTTGAAGTTGAGCTTGCTGAAATTAGTGGTTCTGAAACTTTACTCCATTTAAAAAGAGGAAGTATAAAAATTATTATTTCTATAGAAGAGGTTTTGAATTTTAAAATTCATGACAAGATTAAAATAGATTTTAAAATAGATAGAGCATATGCATTTGGTGCAGATGGCAAATTAGTATCCTCACCATTTGGAGGGAATAATGGCTAAAATTGATTTAAGCAACATCTCACATTCTTATAACCCTAATGATCCAAATCCAGTTTATGCATTAAATCCATTTTCGATGACTTGGGAGAATGGAAATAGATATGCAATCTTAGGTCCCTCTGGATGTGGAAAAACGACAATGTTAAATATTGTATCTGGATTAGTAAGGCCATCAGCTGGAAAAATATTGTTCGATGACAAGGATGTTACAGACTTAAAAACAGAAGAAAGAAATATCGCTCAAGTTTTTCAATTTCCAGTAATTTATAACACCATGACAGTTTTTGAAAATCTTGCTTTTCCATTAAAGTGTAGAGATTTTTCAAACGCAAAAATTGATGAAAGAGTCAACTCTGTTGCAGAAACCTTAAATTTAAAGTCTTTTTTAAATTCTCCTGCAAGAAAATTAACAGCAGATCAAAAACAATTAATATCTTTAGGAAGAGGTTTAGTTAGAGAAGATGTTGCAGCAGTTTTAATGGATGAGCCATTGACAGTTATCGATCCTGATTTGAAATTTAGATTGAGAAGAAATCTGAAAGAAATTAATGAACAATATAAAACAACTTTGGTTTATGTAACGCATGATCAAAATGAAGCCATGACATTTGCAGATAATATAATTGTGATGAGTGAAGGGGAAGTTGTACAGACAGGTTCGCCCAAAGAATTATTTGAAAGACCAAATACGACGTTTGTTGGATATTTTATTGGTTCACCAGCTATGAATTTATTTGAAAGTGAAGTGACCTCTGAAAATAGTGTTAAGATAAATAACTTAACAATTAAGACGAATACAGATTTATCTAATTTAAAAAATAAGAATATTAAATTAGGCATTAGATCTGAATTTATTAAAATTGCAAATGACCAGAAAGAAAATCTTGTTGAAGTAAATGTTCAAAAAGTTGAGGATTTTGGTAATTATAAGTTGATTACTGCTAGTATGGATAATTTTGAAATTAAATCTAAAGTTAATAGAGAAATTGAAATTCCTGGTGAAAAAATCAAACTTCATATACCAGCAGAAAAATGCTGTATTTATGAAAATGATAAGTTGATTTAGTTTATAATTTTTTTTGTTTTTTATATTTATTAAAAAAATTAGATAGTTCTTTCTATAAACCAATATAAACCAACACAAGCTATAACAAGTGACATAGGTTTTGTTATTCTTGTGTCATACCATTTTTGTTTACCAAAAGGTAATGCTAGCAATAGATATGCAATTAGAATTACTGCAATTTGTCCAAGCTCTACACCAACATTAAAGGAAACAAGACTTGTTATAAATAAATCATCTGGGATACCAATCTGGGTTAGAACCCCTGCAAAGCCTAATCCATGAAGAAGACCAAATATAAATATTACAAATGGCCTTGCTCTATTAAGCTTATTTGTGAATAAATTTTCAAAAGCCACATAAGCAATTGAAATAGCAATTATAGGTTCAACAATGTTGGGTGAAATATTTACAATATTTAATACACCAAGAAACAATGTAATTGAGTGAGCGATTGTAAAATAGGTAACCTGAAAGAATAATGGTTTAAATTTTGTAGATAATAAAAACAAAGCTAAAACAAAAAGTATGTGGTCTAAACCTTTTGGTAGAATGTGCTCAAATCCAATAACAATATAGTCAGTTATTGTCTTGAATATGTTTGATTGATCTTCATTAATATTAAAAGTTGATGACAGACTTTCTTTTGTAATTATTTCAGTATGAAGTTCACTTTGATCTTTTGAATTAACACGTAATATTACTGATCCAAAATTTTCATCCCAATAAAATTGGTAAGTGTCCTCTTGTAAATTTTTAAAGCTTAATTCAATGGTACTATCTCGTATAACCTCTATATCTCCGATTTCAGGAATTGTAATTTGTTCTATAATTCCGAAATATTTATTCGAAGAATTAGTTAGATAAATTTTGTCATCTAAACTATCAAATTTTGCATAAAACTTTTTCAATAACTTTTCAGGGCTTAATTTTCTATACTCATCATACAAATCAGACTGATCAGATTCTTTAGTATTTGAGTGATTAGGATCAATTCCAACGATGATGGCTTCTAGATTAATTCTTAAATCAAGTTTTGCATTAGTTTTTTTTTCATTTTTAGTTATATCTAAATTTGCTATGTTTGGTCTAAGTTCATGTGCAAAAACAAAACTTATAAAAGATAAATAAATGATGATTGCTTTTAAAAATATATTTTTGAAAAACCACATAGTATTTTTTTTCTTACTTTTTTTTTTAAATAAAGGTGTATTAGCACATGAATTGTGGCTCGAAAAGAATTCAAATGTAGAAGATAAAACATTGATAGACATTATGATAGGTCAAAACTTTAAAGGCACCCCCTTTGGCTATTCCAATGATGAAAAAGAAAAATTATTTTTAGATAATAATAATATTACAAAAGATATTGAACAACGAG from the Candidatus Pelagibacter sp. HIMB1321 genome contains:
- a CDS encoding carbohydrate ABC transporter permease, yielding MSKLYTFLKYFFIIFWAVFVVAPFLWALTTSFKDFQSVNGGVTYLPWVDFEPNLEGWKVLIKSPAQGGVDIVEPYFNSLFVTCTASLISIILGTLSAYALSRYTFKAGFVKNNDITFFFISQRIMPPIVLSIPFFLFLSSINLLDSLLGLIVVYIVLLMPIAVWIMVDFFNKVPREIDETALIDGCNPYQAFLKVVLPNSIPGLIVAGMFCIIFGWIDFFFAFILTFTEVQLLPVKIVALNSSVTPWWSLSASALVSVAPLIIVAFIVERYLSKGNLSGAIK
- a CDS encoding HupE/UreJ family protein, whose product is MSINVLSSTFEFFSSHNSCANTPLFKKKSKKKNTMWFFKNIFLKAIIIYLSFISFVFAHELRPNIANLDITKNEKKTNAKLDLRINLEAIIVGIDPNHSNTKESDQSDLYDEYRKLSPEKLLKKFYAKFDSLDDKIYLTNSSNKYFGIIEQITIPEIGDIEVIRDSTIELSFKNLQEDTYQFYWDENFGSVILRVNSKDQSELHTEIITKESLSSTFNINEDQSNIFKTITDYIVIGFEHILPKGLDHILFVLALFLLSTKFKPLFFQVTYFTIAHSITLFLGVLNIVNISPNIVEPIIAISIAYVAFENLFTNKLNRARPFVIFIFGLLHGLGFAGVLTQIGIPDDLFITSLVSFNVGVELGQIAVILIAYLLLALPFGKQKWYDTRITKPMSLVIACVGLYWFIERTI
- a CDS encoding ABC transporter ATP-binding protein, translated to MAKIDLSNISHSYNPNDPNPVYALNPFSMTWENGNRYAILGPSGCGKTTMLNIVSGLVRPSAGKILFDDKDVTDLKTEERNIAQVFQFPVIYNTMTVFENLAFPLKCRDFSNAKIDERVNSVAETLNLKSFLNSPARKLTADQKQLISLGRGLVREDVAAVLMDEPLTVIDPDLKFRLRRNLKEINEQYKTTLVYVTHDQNEAMTFADNIIVMSEGEVVQTGSPKELFERPNTTFVGYFIGSPAMNLFESEVTSENSVKINNLTIKTNTDLSNLKNKNIKLGIRSEFIKIANDQKENLVEVNVQKVEDFGNYKLITASMDNFEIKSKVNREIEIPGEKIKLHIPAEKCCIYENDKLI
- a CDS encoding ABC transporter ATP-binding protein, with amino-acid sequence MNLIANNLTFKPSEEYHLNEVSFNFKEGNLYTILGRTLSGKTTLLKTIAGLLTPDSGAIEFDGKDFLKVPVWQRNVAMVYQQFINYPHLNVFENIAFPLRQRKIDNEEIKNKVLDSLKSVGLVGYENRKIQELSGGQQQRVSLARSLVKNAKILLLDEPLVNLDYKLREQLREEFKSLFSRGLADETILIYSTTDPRETMELNGEVIVLDEGKVLQVGPAKEIFENPNSLKVAEISNDPPMNIIEADLSNNKIRFEGIEIKAPSHLSNLKDSGLKVGLRSSDIELNENGYEFEVELAEISGSETLLHLKRGSIKIIISIEEVLNFKIHDKIKIDFKIDRAYAFGADGKLVSSPFGGNNG